One window of the Nitrospinaceae bacterium genome contains the following:
- a CDS encoding SDR family oxidoreductase — protein sequence ALSAMEIFEVEYWALERSKLAPVSKMFAGEVALVTGAASGIGKACVESLMARGAAVVGLDLSPEIESIFETPEYLGLVCDVTSDEAISEALEQAVSRFGGIDMVVLNAGIFPASREISEISSEEWRRVMSVNTDSNLALMRECYPLLKLSPCGGRVVAIGSKNVPAPGSGAAAYSASKAALVQLMRVAALEWGGEGIRINMLHPNAVFDTGVWTDEVLASRAQSYGLSVEEYKKRNVLNTEVTSCDVAELAAEMCGPLFAKTTAAQVPIDGGNDRVI from the coding sequence GGGCGCTTTCGGCGATGGAGATTTTTGAGGTCGAATATTGGGCGCTAGAGCGCTCTAAGCTGGCCCCGGTGTCTAAGATGTTCGCGGGCGAGGTGGCACTTGTAACGGGAGCGGCCTCTGGTATCGGGAAGGCGTGTGTGGAGTCGCTCATGGCTCGCGGAGCTGCCGTCGTTGGCCTTGATCTAAGCCCGGAGATCGAGTCAATTTTCGAGACGCCTGAATATCTTGGGCTTGTATGTGATGTGACGAGTGATGAGGCAATTTCCGAGGCGTTGGAACAGGCCGTAAGCCGTTTCGGGGGAATCGACATGGTGGTCTTGAATGCCGGGATTTTTCCGGCCAGTCGCGAAATTTCCGAAATATCGTCCGAGGAGTGGCGACGGGTGATGAGTGTCAATACGGATTCAAATTTGGCGCTAATGCGCGAGTGTTATCCATTGCTCAAGCTCTCACCCTGCGGCGGTCGCGTAGTTGCAATCGGCTCAAAGAACGTTCCTGCACCCGGGAGCGGTGCGGCAGCCTACTCTGCATCCAAGGCAGCGCTGGTTCAATTGATGCGAGTAGCGGCCCTGGAATGGGGCGGGGAGGGTATTCGGATCAATATGCTTCATCCCAATGCGGTGTTCGACACGGGTGTCTGGACGGATGAGGTTCTCGCCTCTAGAGCCCAAAGCTATGGGTTGAGTGTGGAAGAATATAAAAAGCGTAATGTGCTGAACACAGAGGTGACTAGCTGCGATGTGGCTGAACTGGCTGCCGAGATGTGCGGCCCGCTTTTCGCTAAAACCACAGCGGCCCAAGTTCCCATTGACGGTGGAAATGACCGCGTTATTTAA
- the lsrF gene encoding 3-hydroxy-5-phosphonooxypentane-2,4-dione thiolase, whose translation MADLDDIKDGKDFGIGIPQSNRAFFLKGSGALDWGMQNRLSQIFNPRTGRTVMLAFDHGYFQGPTTGIERIDLNINPLIPHADVLMCTRGALRSCVPSESTKPIVLRCSAGQSIHTELSNELVGVNIEDAIRLNASAMAAQIYIGAEFEHKSIANVVKLIDTGTRYGIPTLAVTGVGKDMQRDARYFGLATRIAAEIGAHYVKTYYVEPGFEKIAAGCPVPIVIAGGKKLPELDALTMAYRAVNQGASGVDMGRNIFQSDSPVAMIQAVRTVVHEGESPEKAFELYETLKSELSGS comes from the coding sequence ATGGCGGATCTAGACGACATAAAAGACGGGAAAGATTTTGGAATCGGGATACCCCAGAGCAACCGCGCCTTTTTTCTAAAGGGCTCAGGTGCCCTCGATTGGGGCATGCAAAATCGCCTTTCGCAAATCTTCAACCCCAGAACCGGTCGCACCGTCATGCTGGCCTTCGATCATGGCTACTTCCAAGGGCCCACCACAGGCATAGAGCGCATCGACCTCAACATCAATCCGCTTATTCCGCATGCCGATGTCTTGATGTGCACCCGCGGGGCGCTACGTAGTTGCGTTCCTTCGGAATCAACCAAACCCATCGTTTTGCGCTGCAGCGCTGGTCAAAGCATTCACACGGAACTCTCGAACGAGCTTGTCGGCGTCAACATAGAGGACGCGATACGGCTCAACGCCTCCGCCATGGCGGCGCAAATCTACATTGGCGCCGAATTTGAGCACAAATCTATTGCCAACGTTGTTAAGCTAATCGACACAGGAACGCGCTACGGCATCCCCACCCTGGCGGTGACCGGGGTCGGCAAAGACATGCAGCGCGATGCCCGCTATTTTGGACTGGCAACGCGAATCGCAGCAGAAATTGGGGCGCATTACGTCAAGACGTACTATGTCGAACCAGGCTTTGAGAAAATCGCCGCCGGATGCCCCGTGCCAATCGTTATCGCCGGAGGCAAAAAACTTCCCGAACTCGACGCCCTGACCATGGCATATCGTGCTGTGAACCAAGGCGCGTCCGGCGTTGATATGGGGAGAAACATTTTCCAGTCCGACTCGCCAGTGGCAATGATTCAGGCCGTGCGTACTGTCGTCCACGAAGGCGAGTCTCCGGAAAAAGCTTTTGAGCTATACGAGACCCTTAAAAGCGAGCTATCTGGCTCTTAG
- a CDS encoding response regulator: MSPAASPTSKTPDNKSAVPPMQDTLATSKAKEKTPFTTSKTKKTKATEKKKAPPKNSSEQSYQKVNSSISVLMAEKSPLHIPRLKGLFADFQLSNVTYTGDGYRAISYAKEKKFDLIFIGQTLSNVNGTSVLESLREASENIDTPVVYLWEGVEKTLLDKATSLGANAFLQKPVEEVHFRKVFELTLHKYVVSFDDERERANEAMKPMVMAADFARNIRLQGDYDAAEEAFRNGLMELFCGLAEVYLSKGNPSYANRVIVQAEKIDPSARKRFDLREETFIERGLEYIKQKWHDGAVVEFEAALALNEESIPALVGLGQALQMMGKTEKADEIYERAINAKVMQDDREIFTRFGTLALRNQNFNVATRAFDKAIMYYPQIAINYYNKSLIYVLQKQWDKVIPLLKKALTIEPGFKEAQAMLQKAQNWQK; encoded by the coding sequence TTGAGTCCCGCCGCAAGCCCGACATCCAAAACGCCAGACAACAAATCTGCCGTGCCGCCCATGCAAGATACTCTCGCTACTTCAAAGGCGAAAGAGAAAACTCCATTCACGACCTCCAAGACGAAAAAAACCAAAGCTACAGAAAAAAAGAAGGCTCCGCCAAAAAATTCCAGCGAGCAATCCTACCAAAAAGTGAACTCTTCAATCTCCGTGTTAATGGCGGAAAAATCCCCCCTCCATATACCTAGACTAAAAGGACTATTCGCTGATTTTCAGCTTAGCAACGTTACTTACACAGGCGACGGCTACAGAGCTATAAGTTACGCGAAAGAAAAGAAATTCGACCTAATTTTTATCGGCCAGACGCTTTCTAACGTAAATGGAACAAGCGTTCTTGAATCTTTACGAGAGGCCAGCGAAAACATCGACACTCCCGTTGTCTACCTATGGGAGGGTGTGGAAAAAACCCTGTTAGATAAAGCCACCTCCCTCGGGGCAAATGCCTTCCTTCAAAAACCAGTGGAAGAGGTTCACTTCAGAAAAGTTTTTGAGCTGACGCTACACAAGTATGTTGTCTCGTTCGACGACGAACGAGAGAGAGCCAATGAGGCGATGAAACCGATGGTGATGGCGGCCGATTTCGCCAGAAACATCCGCCTCCAGGGCGACTATGATGCCGCCGAGGAGGCGTTCAGGAATGGCCTGATGGAGTTATTTTGCGGCCTTGCCGAGGTTTATCTGTCTAAGGGCAACCCCTCATACGCCAATCGCGTCATTGTCCAGGCGGAGAAAATTGATCCCAGCGCACGAAAACGTTTCGATCTTCGCGAGGAAACATTCATTGAGAGGGGATTAGAATACATCAAACAGAAATGGCACGATGGCGCCGTCGTTGAATTTGAGGCTGCCTTGGCTCTCAACGAAGAAAGTATTCCCGCTCTTGTAGGCCTGGGGCAAGCACTACAAATGATGGGCAAAACCGAAAAGGCCGATGAAATATACGAGCGAGCCATCAATGCCAAAGTGATGCAGGATGACCGGGAAATCTTCACACGATTCGGCACCTTGGCACTCAGGAACCAAAACTTCAATGTCGCAACCCGCGCCTTTGACAAAGCAATCATGTATTACCCTCAAATCGCCATAAATTATTACAACAAGTCGCTAATCTATGTCCTCCAAAAACAGTGGGACAAAGTGATTCCTCTCCTGAAAAAAGCGCTTACCATTGAACCCGGCTTCAAGGAAGCGCAAGCAATGCTTCAAAAAGCACAAAACTGGCAAAAATAA
- a CDS encoding dienelactone hydrolase family protein, giving the protein MIEETVEIDTDDGLMTVHGFCPDELREYPAVILYMDASGIREELKNMSRQITSQGYFCLLPDLYHRLGTIRFDPERRDGNRDDAMKDVVTACRLSLNNAGVMRDTKGMLAYLDGHERVRKGAKGCIGYCMSGQNVVSAIGTFPEHFQAGAALYGVGVVTEKEDSPHLLAGRMKGELYFGFAEVDDLVPDNVIPDLEATLKNNGIAYECKVFPGTRHGFCFEERAVYNRDAATEVWEKAFALFKRRLG; this is encoded by the coding sequence ATGATTGAGGAAACTGTTGAAATTGATACTGATGATGGATTGATGACTGTCCACGGGTTTTGTCCCGACGAGTTGAGAGAGTACCCGGCTGTTATTCTCTATATGGATGCCTCGGGCATCCGCGAGGAACTGAAAAATATGTCCCGGCAAATTACCTCTCAGGGGTATTTTTGTCTGCTTCCCGATCTATATCATCGGCTCGGCACCATTCGATTCGATCCTGAGAGGCGAGATGGGAATCGAGACGATGCGATGAAAGATGTAGTAACTGCCTGTCGTCTGAGCTTGAACAACGCAGGCGTAATGAGAGATACGAAGGGGATGCTAGCATATCTCGACGGACACGAGAGAGTAAGAAAAGGCGCGAAAGGTTGTATAGGTTACTGCATGAGCGGTCAGAATGTCGTTTCGGCGATAGGAACTTTTCCGGAGCATTTTCAGGCAGGGGCCGCCTTATACGGGGTCGGGGTCGTGACTGAGAAGGAGGATTCTCCTCATTTGTTGGCTGGGCGAATGAAGGGAGAACTTTATTTCGGATTTGCCGAGGTGGATGATCTGGTGCCGGACAATGTGATCCCCGATCTTGAAGCAACATTGAAGAATAATGGAATTGCATATGAGTGCAAGGTATTTCCGGGGACCCGGCATGGTTTTTGTTTCGAGGAGCGCGCAGTATATAATCGTGATGCAGCCACAGAAGTATGGGAAAAGGCATTCGCTTTATTTAAACGCCGCCTTGGATAA
- a CDS encoding DMT family transporter: MLEIIHPNILALSAAFFVAVARMFYQVALGSLNPTSVTILVNVISFATASSLYLYDGGVEKWPYQGLLWFVGVGLTGSLFGRYMSFVSQRLVGVARTSIVMQSMLVWSTALAVLFLGEHVSLGILTGSILIMFGGVFLVNEKGEVSKEIPLHYYLAPLLTALSFAMTFLLRRYGLAWIPSSPLGMSVSNMTALIVLGLALPFAGAPKKEKDNQNVAGKKGGNGLFFAVLGGVFNALAAMLFWTAVQMGDLVEVVPINRLSVMFVILFSWIFFRRQELINWQVVLGGVLSVVGAFILFV, encoded by the coding sequence TTGCTTGAAATAATTCACCCGAATATTTTGGCGTTGAGCGCCGCATTTTTTGTAGCGGTGGCTCGAATGTTTTATCAGGTTGCACTTGGCAGCCTGAATCCCACCTCTGTAACTATTCTAGTTAATGTCATTTCTTTCGCGACGGCATCATCCTTGTATTTGTATGATGGGGGTGTGGAGAAATGGCCATATCAAGGCTTGCTTTGGTTCGTGGGAGTGGGTCTCACTGGTTCTCTTTTCGGGCGTTATATGAGTTTTGTCTCACAACGCCTTGTGGGTGTTGCCAGGACATCTATTGTGATGCAGTCGATGCTTGTCTGGTCCACAGCTTTGGCCGTTCTCTTTTTGGGGGAACACGTAAGTCTCGGTATTTTGACTGGCTCTATATTGATTATGTTCGGTGGAGTCTTTTTGGTGAATGAAAAGGGTGAGGTTAGCAAGGAAATTCCTCTGCACTATTACTTAGCCCCATTGTTGACTGCGTTGAGTTTCGCGATGACATTTCTCCTTCGTCGCTACGGTCTGGCATGGATTCCTTCTTCCCCGCTCGGAATGAGTGTGAGCAACATGACGGCTTTGATTGTTTTGGGGCTTGCCTTACCGTTTGCCGGTGCCCCAAAAAAAGAGAAAGACAATCAGAATGTTGCTGGAAAAAAAGGCGGTAATGGTTTGTTTTTCGCTGTTCTTGGAGGGGTTTTTAATGCGTTGGCCGCGATGTTGTTCTGGACGGCAGTTCAGATGGGCGATCTTGTAGAAGTTGTGCCAATTAATAGATTGTCCGTCATGTTCGTGATTCTGTTCTCGTGGATATTTTTTAGGCGCCAGGAGCTTATCAACTGGCAGGTTGTCCTTGGTGGTGTGCTTTCCGTTGTAGGGGCTTTTATTCTTTTTGTCTGA
- a CDS encoding amidase has translation MSNLWELTLSEGIKKISQGLLTTTEWTEALLTRIDVCEERIHAWTALDKQGALDSAKQLDASHSEPGPLTGAQIGVKDIINVKGLPCEANSPILKGVIPNEDAHCVARLREAGAVIMGKTVTTQFATGDPSETRNPWNLAHSPGGSSSGSAAAVATGMVPAALGSQTGGSVLRPSAYCGVIGFKPSYGLISRAGVVEVSWTFDHIGTLTRSVEDAALLLAHMAGPDDADETTQGFESPQIVLHTTSKPQKACYPKSGIHKYASAEVCDWIDRGVEKLRAGGVEIVEIEYPVDFQVLHDTHRMIMNVDGATYHEKMFSENADKYRPVIRTLVENGLKSSALEYARGLRQRGRLMRDLDNLLAEFDFMVLPSFQEPPALAEESTGSAFFNEPATQPGLPAITLPLGRGENNLPFGIQFIGRKFEDFSLLAAAAWCEAELGWGVEIANP, from the coding sequence ATGTCCAACCTCTGGGAGCTAACGCTCAGCGAAGGCATTAAAAAAATTTCCCAGGGGTTGTTAACTACGACAGAGTGGACCGAAGCGCTGCTCACTCGGATTGATGTATGCGAGGAAAGAATTCATGCATGGACGGCGCTCGACAAACAAGGCGCTCTCGATTCGGCAAAACAGCTCGATGCCAGCCATTCGGAACCGGGGCCTCTCACGGGCGCGCAAATCGGCGTGAAGGACATTATCAACGTCAAGGGTCTTCCCTGCGAAGCCAACTCCCCCATCCTTAAAGGAGTGATACCTAACGAAGATGCTCATTGCGTCGCAAGGCTTAGAGAGGCGGGCGCGGTGATTATGGGCAAAACCGTCACCACCCAATTTGCCACCGGAGACCCTTCGGAAACCCGCAACCCCTGGAATCTCGCTCACAGCCCTGGGGGCTCCAGCAGCGGCTCGGCGGCGGCGGTGGCTACCGGCATGGTACCCGCAGCCTTGGGCTCCCAGACGGGAGGCTCGGTTCTTCGTCCATCTGCTTATTGTGGCGTTATCGGCTTCAAGCCCAGCTACGGTCTTATTTCGCGCGCCGGCGTTGTGGAAGTTTCCTGGACTTTCGATCATATCGGAACTCTGACCCGGTCTGTGGAGGACGCCGCCCTGCTTCTCGCCCACATGGCCGGCCCCGATGACGCGGACGAGACGACACAAGGCTTCGAATCTCCTCAAATCGTTTTGCATACGACAAGCAAACCCCAAAAAGCCTGCTACCCAAAGAGCGGGATTCACAAATATGCATCAGCAGAAGTTTGCGACTGGATTGATCGAGGAGTGGAAAAACTTCGAGCTGGCGGGGTCGAAATTGTGGAAATCGAATATCCCGTTGATTTCCAAGTACTGCACGACACCCACCGGATGATTATGAACGTTGATGGCGCGACCTACCATGAAAAGATGTTCTCAGAGAACGCGGACAAATATCGCCCGGTTATCAGGACGCTCGTTGAAAACGGCCTCAAATCCAGTGCGCTTGAATATGCCCGAGGACTCCGCCAAAGAGGCCGCCTCATGCGAGATCTGGACAATTTATTGGCCGAATTCGATTTCATGGTCCTTCCATCCTTTCAAGAACCTCCTGCACTTGCCGAAGAATCGACTGGCAGCGCCTTTTTCAATGAGCCCGCCACACAACCGGGCCTACCCGCAATAACGCTCCCCTTGGGCCGGGGAGAAAACAACCTTCCGTTTGGAATTCAATTTATTGGCAGAAAATTTGAGGACTTTTCGCTACTCGCAGCGGCCGCCTGGTGCGAGGCAGAACTGGGTTGGGGTGTTGAAATCGCAAATCCATGA
- a CDS encoding DNA-binding protein, with protein MIVGSGGAISQTIVARFVVGEDLLESMTQVCKDEGIRNGIILTGFGSVSRAVASGADTDKFPPKKFYSIDRSEGIEILAISGVVADFHVHAHVSYCTKTDSFGGHLEAGNTIFSLAEVAIAEVEGFNLKRLRDDVTGQRLLQVVDTYEGLPDEGEGGSLHDVSSHIS; from the coding sequence ATGATAGTTGGAAGCGGAGGCGCCATAAGCCAGACTATTGTAGCGCGTTTCGTGGTGGGCGAGGATTTGCTTGAAAGTATGACGCAGGTGTGCAAGGACGAGGGCATTCGAAATGGCATCATTCTCACTGGGTTTGGGAGCGTTTCAAGGGCGGTGGCCTCGGGAGCGGACACCGACAAATTTCCGCCGAAAAAGTTTTATTCAATTGATCGATCAGAGGGCATCGAAATTCTGGCGATAAGCGGAGTTGTCGCAGATTTCCATGTTCATGCCCACGTGTCCTACTGCACGAAAACGGATTCTTTCGGTGGTCACCTTGAGGCTGGGAACACCATTTTCAGCCTGGCCGAAGTCGCGATTGCCGAAGTGGAGGGATTCAATCTCAAACGTTTGCGAGATGATGTGACCGGCCAGCGTCTTCTGCAGGTAGTGGACACCTACGAGGGCCTGCCCGACGAGGGGGAGGGTGGTAGCCTCCACGATGTATCAAGTCATATCAGTTAG